Genomic segment of Sulfurovum sp. UBA12169:
AAGCCAGCCTGTTCCCGAACATACTCTGCAACCTTTGCCTTCGCAAAAAATACAAGAGATATCCACTTCTGCCGAAGGTTCAGTAAATGGGAAAAAGCTTGGTCTAAAACGCACCTTGACATCTCCAAACATATAGCGCAAAAAGTCTATTAAGATAGATTTTAGATTTGCGAAACTTACCTTTCCCTTCTCTTCCACAACAAGCCCCTCCACCTGATGAAACATCGGTGTATGCGTAAGATCATAATCTCTGCGAAACACTGCACCCGGGGCAATCATCCTAATGGGGGGCTTGGTTGACATCATTGTGCGTATCTGAACAGGAGAAGTATGAGTACGCAAAAGCCCGCCGTCGTTAAAGTAGAAAGTATCTTGCATATCTCTCGCAGGATGGTATTTCGGAAGATTAAGAGCCTCAAAGTTATGAAAATCATCTTCAATCATTGGTCCGCTCTCAACGGCAAAGTTTAAGGCTACAAAATAGTCAATAATCCTATCCATTGTCTCTGCAACCGGATGCAAAGCACCCTTCGCAGAAAGTGTACTATAAAGTGAAACATCAATGGCTTCACTTTGAAGTATGCTTTCTATCTCTTTTACCTTCAGTATTTGATATTGGATATCAAAAGCGGTCTGTAGGGCTGCTTTATTTTCATTCAACTCTTCTGCAAATGCTTTTTTCTCGGGACCCGGAACATCTTTAAGCTTAGCAAACTCTGCGGCTAACAGTCCCTTTTTGCCAAATAATTCAATACGCACTTTTTCCAATCCCTCAAGCGAATCTGCTTGAATGATTTTTTCTTTTAAATTTTTCATTTCACTCCATTTGTCAAAACACCCACAACGCAAAGCTCTGCACACTATGCTGATACCAATCCGCTTCAGCAGCAGGTCTATACGCCCAGTCATGCTCTAAAAACTATGTTTTTATCGTATCGTTTTTATTTCTCTATGATGGATGTGATTTTATCCAAAACTAACTAATAGTGGGATTTATTGATATATATGTGTGTTATAATTCCATAAAAGTAGTAAAATAAAGGTTATATTTATGTGTATATTTTGTAAAATTGTTAACAAAGAAATCCCCAATAATACAGTACATGAGAATGAGCACTTTTTAGCATTTCATGATCTCTATCCCAAGGCGCCTGTGCATATCCTTATCATCCCCAAACAACATGTAGATTGTTTTCAAGAGGCCAGTGCTGAAATGATGGGGGGATTAACGATTTTTATTCAAGAAGTTGCTACAAAAGTCGGCATAGACGAAACAGGATATAGGCTCATCACCAATAATGGACAAGATGGAGGGCAGGAGGTCTTTCATCTTCATTTTCATCTGTTGGGCGGAGGGCAACTTACATGGGATCATTCCCACGAAGATGCACACAACTTCATTTAAAATATGCATTTTACATGGAAACAGAAACAAAGAATGAATGATTGCTTTTACTCTCATAATGCAATCATCTGTGCAAACCAA
This window contains:
- a CDS encoding phenylalanine--tRNA ligase subunit alpha, with protein sequence MKNLKEKIIQADSLEGLEKVRIELFGKKGLLAAEFAKLKDVPGPEKKAFAEELNENKAALQTAFDIQYQILKVKEIESILQSEAIDVSLYSTLSAKGALHPVAETMDRIIDYFVALNFAVESGPMIEDDFHNFEALNLPKYHPARDMQDTFYFNDGGLLRTHTSPVQIRTMMSTKPPIRMIAPGAVFRRDYDLTHTPMFHQVEGLVVEEKGKVSFANLKSILIDFLRYMFGDVKVRFRPSFFPFTEPSAEVDISCIFCEGKGCRVCSGTGWLEVLGCGIVDPNVFKAVGYEDVSGYAFGLGVERFAMLMHKIPDLRSLFEGDIRLLEQFR
- a CDS encoding histidine triad nucleotide-binding protein, whose amino-acid sequence is MCIFCKIVNKEIPNNTVHENEHFLAFHDLYPKAPVHILIIPKQHVDCFQEASAEMMGGLTIFIQEVATKVGIDETGYRLITNNGQDGGQEVFHLHFHLLGGGQLTWDHSHEDAHNFI